One region of Dysidea avara chromosome 1, odDysAvar1.4, whole genome shotgun sequence genomic DNA includes:
- the LOC136261105 gene encoding receptor-type tyrosine-protein phosphatase S-like isoform X2 gives MFSFINFYNIANITTQPSDVIVCTGRVAVFTCVVDRNGTNITSDDMMWQQIRVPGGMPKKLSTSVTGGVPFNITTTISGDILTSTLTITGATDSNPLGTSSYRCVVNDIMSRNASLHVSSGPPGMPMNIRFSDITNTSFIVQWDEVDDADQYIVNWRDYGGSVRESTPSLTPHTITGLTPNTTYVVYVGVINACGSEKNSSIKNVTTKMSEYLLLPSSVSTSLSVLTTPLTMFSTMEIHNQPTSSVSMKDDSASDSNGGGAGAVIGGVVGGLIVVTVVVIIVTVICWCAYNTKSDDDDQQKKAYATLRSQQDTLTKNYEERNPEYDYAAINKLVSVSVPHQATTDGVQYAVSTKTASKEGQDELPPLEDSYATVDKEKQITLSVPHQMSAGAVQYAVSTKVAAKSVQGEDDDVKDPEGLNYADLQHDVTPGNKPRDDHQNTVKYTQVI, from the exons ATGTTTTCTTTCATCAATTTTTATAACATAGCTAACATAACTACGCAACCAAGTGATGTCATAGTGTGTACTGGAAGAGTTGCAGTGTTCACTTGTGTGGTGGATAGGAATGGAACTAACATTACTAGTGATGATATGATGTGGCAGCAGATAAGAGTGCCAGGTGGTATGCCAAAAAAACTATCTACTTCTGTAACAGGAGGAGTTCCTTTCAATATCACTACAACTATTAGTGGAGATATACTGACCAGTACACTCACAATCACTGGTGCGACAGATAGTAATCCACTTGGAACTAGTTCATATCGTTGTGTAGTAAATGATATCATGAGTAGGAATGCTTCTCTCCATGTTTCATCag GTCCACCTGGTATGCCAATGAACATCAGATTTAGTGACATCACTAACACATCCTTTATTGTACAGTGGGATGAGGTGGATGATGCTGATCAGTATATTGTAAACTGGAGGGATTATGGTGGTAGTGTCAGAGAATCTACACCATCACTGACACCACATACTATAACAGGATTAACTCCTAACACAACTTATGTAGTGTATGTGGGTGTTATCAATGCTTGTGGATCAGAGAAAAATAGTAGCATTAAAAATGTTACAACTAAAATGTCTGAATACCTTTTGCTTCCTTCATCTGTGTCTACATCATTATCAGTGCTCACCACTCCATTAACTATGTTCAGCACCATGGAAA TTCATAATCAACCAACTAGCAGTGTGAGTATGAAAGATGACAGTGCTAGTGATAGTAATGGTGGTGGCGCTGGAGCTGTAATTGGAGGAGTTGTTGGAGGGCTGATTGTAGTTACTGTGGTGGTTATCATTGTCACTGTGATTTGCTGGTGTGCTTACAATACAAAATCTG ATGATGatgatcaacagaaaaaagCATATGCAACACTTCGGAG TCAACAAGACACCCTAACCAAAAATTATGAAGAAAGAAATCCAGAATATGACTATGCTGCGATTAATAAACTTGTGAGTGTATCAGTTCCACACCAAGCTACTACTGATGGAGTACAATATGCTGTGTCTACTAAAACTGCTTCCAAGGAGGGACAAGATGAGCTTCCACCATTGGAAGATTCATATGCTACAGTTGATAAAGAGAAA CAAATCACTTTAAGTGTTCCCCACCAAATGTCAGCTGGTGCTGTACAGTATGCTGTGTCCACTAAAGTGGCTGCTAAAAGTGTCCAAGGAGAAGATGATGATGTGAAGGATCCAGAAGGG CTCAACTATGCTGACTTGCAACATGATGTCACACCTGGAAACAAGCCCCGAGATGATCATcagaatactgtgaagtataCTCAGGTCATTTAG
- the LOC136261105 gene encoding receptor-type tyrosine-protein phosphatase S-like isoform X3: MFSFINFYNIANITTQPSDVIVCTGRVAVFTCVVDRNGTNITSDDMMWQQIRVPGGMPKKLSTSVTGGVPFNITTTISGDILTSTLTITGATDSNPLGTSSYRCVVNDIMSRNASLHVSSGPPGMPMNIRFSDITNTSFIVQWDEVDDADQYIVNWRDYGGSVRESTPSLTPHTITGLTPNTTYVVYVGVINACGSEKNSSIKNVTTKMSEYLLLPSSVSTSLSVLTTPLTMFSTMEIHNQPTSSVSMKDDSASDSNGGGAGAVIGGVVGGLIVVTVVVIIVTVICWCAYNTKSDDDDQQKKAYATLRSQQDTLTKNYEERNPEYDYAAINKLVSVSVPHQATTDGVQYAVSTKTASKEGQDELPPLEDSYATVDKEKQITLSVPHQMSAGAVQYAVSTKVATKSVQGEDDDVKDPEGLNYADLQHDVTPGNKPRDDHQNTVKYTQVI, translated from the exons ATGTTTTCTTTCATCAATTTTTATAACATAGCTAACATAACTACGCAACCAAGTGATGTCATAGTGTGTACTGGAAGAGTTGCAGTGTTCACTTGTGTGGTGGATAGGAATGGAACTAACATTACTAGTGATGATATGATGTGGCAGCAGATAAGAGTGCCAGGTGGTATGCCAAAAAAACTATCTACTTCTGTAACAGGAGGAGTTCCTTTCAATATCACTACAACTATTAGTGGAGATATACTGACCAGTACACTCACAATCACTGGTGCGACAGATAGTAATCCACTTGGAACTAGTTCATATCGTTGTGTAGTAAATGATATCATGAGTAGGAATGCTTCTCTCCATGTTTCATCag GTCCACCTGGTATGCCAATGAACATCAGATTTAGTGACATCACTAACACATCCTTTATTGTACAGTGGGATGAGGTGGATGATGCTGATCAGTATATTGTAAACTGGAGGGATTATGGTGGTAGTGTCAGAGAATCTACACCATCACTGACACCACATACTATAACAGGATTAACTCCTAACACAACTTATGTAGTGTATGTGGGTGTTATCAATGCTTGTGGATCAGAGAAAAATAGTAGCATTAAAAATGTTACAACTAAAATGTCTGAATACCTTTTGCTTCCTTCATCTGTGTCTACATCATTATCAGTGCTCACCACTCCATTAACTATGTTCAGCACCATGGAAA TTCATAATCAACCAACTAGCAGTGTGAGTATGAAAGATGACAGTGCTAGTGATAGTAATGGTGGTGGCGCTGGAGCTGTAATTGGAGGAGTTGTTGGAGGGCTGATTGTAGTTACTGTGGTGGTTATCATTGTCACTGTGATTTGCTGGTGTGCTTACAATACAAAATCTG ATGATGatgatcaacagaaaaaagCATATGCAACACTTCGGAG TCAACAAGACACCCTAACCAAAAATTATGAAGAAAGAAATCCAGAATATGACTATGCTGCGATTAATAAACTTGTGAGTGTATCAGTTCCACACCAAGCTACTACTGATGGAGTACAATATGCTGTGTCTACTAAAACTGCTTCCAAGGAGGGACAAGATGAGCTTCCACCATTGGAAGATTCATATGCTACAGTTGATAAAGAGAAA CAAATCACTTTAAGTGTTCCCCACCAAATGTCAGCTGGTGCTGTCCAGTATGCTGTATCCACTAAAGTGGCTACTAAAAGTGTCCAAGGAGAAGATGATGATGTGAAGGATCCAGAAGGG CTCAACTATGCTGACTTGCAACATGATGTCACACCTGGAAACAAGCCCCGAGATGATCATcagaatactgtgaagtataCTCAGGTCATTTAG
- the LOC136261105 gene encoding uncharacterized protein isoform X1, giving the protein MFSFINFYNIANITTQPSDVIVCTGRVAVFTCVVDRNGTNITSDDMMWQQIRVPGGMPKKLSTSVTGGVPFNITTTISGDILTSTLTITGATDSNPLGTSSYRCVVNDIMSRNASLHVSSGPPGMPMNIRFSDITNTSFIVQWDEVDDADQYIVNWRDYGGSVRESTPSLTPHTITGLTPNTTYVVYVGVINACGSEKNSSIKNVTTKMSEYLLLPSSVSTSLSVLTTPLTMFSTMEIHNQPTSSVSMKDDSASDSNGGGAGAVIGGVVGGLIVVTVVVIIVTVICWCAYNTKSDDDDQQKKAYATLRSQQDTLTKNYEERNPEYDYAAINKLVSVSVPHQATTDGVQYAVSTKTASKEGQDELPPLEDSYATVDKEKQITLSVPHQMSAGAVQYAVSTKVAAKSVQGEDDDVKDPEGQITLSVPHQMSAGAVQYAVSTKVATKSVQGEDDDVKDPEGLNYADLQHDVTPGNKPRDDHQNTVKYTQVI; this is encoded by the exons ATGTTTTCTTTCATCAATTTTTATAACATAGCTAACATAACTACGCAACCAAGTGATGTCATAGTGTGTACTGGAAGAGTTGCAGTGTTCACTTGTGTGGTGGATAGGAATGGAACTAACATTACTAGTGATGATATGATGTGGCAGCAGATAAGAGTGCCAGGTGGTATGCCAAAAAAACTATCTACTTCTGTAACAGGAGGAGTTCCTTTCAATATCACTACAACTATTAGTGGAGATATACTGACCAGTACACTCACAATCACTGGTGCGACAGATAGTAATCCACTTGGAACTAGTTCATATCGTTGTGTAGTAAATGATATCATGAGTAGGAATGCTTCTCTCCATGTTTCATCag GTCCACCTGGTATGCCAATGAACATCAGATTTAGTGACATCACTAACACATCCTTTATTGTACAGTGGGATGAGGTGGATGATGCTGATCAGTATATTGTAAACTGGAGGGATTATGGTGGTAGTGTCAGAGAATCTACACCATCACTGACACCACATACTATAACAGGATTAACTCCTAACACAACTTATGTAGTGTATGTGGGTGTTATCAATGCTTGTGGATCAGAGAAAAATAGTAGCATTAAAAATGTTACAACTAAAATGTCTGAATACCTTTTGCTTCCTTCATCTGTGTCTACATCATTATCAGTGCTCACCACTCCATTAACTATGTTCAGCACCATGGAAA TTCATAATCAACCAACTAGCAGTGTGAGTATGAAAGATGACAGTGCTAGTGATAGTAATGGTGGTGGCGCTGGAGCTGTAATTGGAGGAGTTGTTGGAGGGCTGATTGTAGTTACTGTGGTGGTTATCATTGTCACTGTGATTTGCTGGTGTGCTTACAATACAAAATCTG ATGATGatgatcaacagaaaaaagCATATGCAACACTTCGGAG TCAACAAGACACCCTAACCAAAAATTATGAAGAAAGAAATCCAGAATATGACTATGCTGCGATTAATAAACTTGTGAGTGTATCAGTTCCACACCAAGCTACTACTGATGGAGTACAATATGCTGTGTCTACTAAAACTGCTTCCAAGGAGGGACAAGATGAGCTTCCACCATTGGAAGATTCATATGCTACAGTTGATAAAGAGAAA CAAATCACTTTAAGTGTTCCCCACCAAATGTCAGCTGGTGCTGTACAGTATGCTGTGTCCACTAAAGTGGCTGCTAAAAGTGTCCAAGGAGAAGATGATGATGTGAAGGATCCAGAAGGG CAAATCACTTTAAGTGTTCCCCACCAAATGTCAGCTGGTGCTGTCCAGTATGCTGTATCCACTAAAGTGGCTACTAAAAGTGTCCAAGGAGAAGATGATGATGTGAAGGATCCAGAAGGG CTCAACTATGCTGACTTGCAACATGATGTCACACCTGGAAACAAGCCCCGAGATGATCATcagaatactgtgaagtataCTCAGGTCATTTAG